A window of Phycobacter azelaicus contains these coding sequences:
- a CDS encoding CobW family GTP-binding protein: MLCAFSPFSSRLIENARWIIAVACHSGTLRQKTEFLQDSVDKHAKFYGLLMDLPRFAPYRFSCCLKGIETNAGLPDHRIIASCTRGPAMKRLPVTIISGYLGAGKTSLINRLLAEDHGMKVAVIVNDFGAINIDADLISDTDADTIALSNGCVCCTMGTDLAMTLRQLALRENQPCHLVIEASGVSDPIAITNTVMAESGFSYAGIITLVDGKNAEALFDDEDIAPQITQQIRAADLTLISKCESLAPSLLEKLQEIGARTPTVLNGAPVSDLLLDIVPLPKGKSTAMHPAYATWQHRSKAPLDRRTLGEKLANRPNGLYRMKGHVLTSGGAYQLHIVGRHVEARHCDAEETLLVGLGLADRVTPEQIDAWWHS, from the coding sequence GTGCTCTGCGCCTTTTCACCGTTCAGCAGCCGTCTGATCGAAAACGCGCGCTGGATCATCGCAGTCGCCTGCCATTCCGGCACCCTTAGACAGAAAACGGAGTTTCTACAGGATTCGGTTGATAAACACGCTAAGTTTTACGGTCTGCTTATGGACCTGCCGCGCTTTGCCCCCTATAGGTTCAGCTGTTGTTTAAAGGGGATTGAGACAAATGCAGGCTTACCTGATCACCGGATCATCGCCTCTTGCACGAGGGGCCCTGCTATGAAGAGACTCCCGGTTACGATTATCAGCGGTTACCTTGGCGCAGGAAAGACCAGCCTCATCAACCGCCTGCTGGCCGAAGATCACGGGATGAAAGTGGCCGTCATCGTCAATGATTTTGGCGCAATCAACATAGACGCAGACCTGATCAGTGATACGGACGCGGATACCATTGCACTTTCAAACGGCTGCGTTTGTTGCACTATGGGTACCGATCTTGCCATGACGCTGCGCCAGTTAGCCCTGCGCGAAAACCAACCCTGCCACCTTGTCATCGAGGCGAGCGGCGTGTCGGACCCCATCGCCATCACCAATACGGTAATGGCAGAAAGCGGTTTCAGCTATGCAGGGATCATAACCTTGGTTGATGGTAAAAATGCCGAGGCGCTGTTTGACGATGAAGACATCGCACCGCAGATAACTCAGCAAATCCGTGCCGCTGACCTGACATTGATCTCCAAATGTGAATCCCTTGCGCCCAGCCTTTTGGAAAAACTTCAGGAGATCGGTGCACGCACACCGACGGTTCTGAACGGTGCACCGGTATCTGATCTGCTCCTCGACATTGTACCTTTGCCGAAAGGCAAGAGCACAGCCATGCACCCGGCCTACGCCACCTGGCAGCATAGAAGCAAAGCTCCTCTGGACCGGCGTACATTGGGCGAGAAACTAGCGAACCGTCCAAATGGTCTATATCGGATGAAAGGTCATGTTCTGACCTCTGGTGGGGCCTATCAGTTGCATATCGTCGGTCGGCATGTAGAGGCGCGCCACTGTGATGCAGAAGAAACGCTCCTGGTCGGGCTTGGTCTTGCGGACCGCGTAACGCCCGAACAGATTGATGCCTGGTGGCATAGCTGA
- the clpB gene encoding ATP-dependent chaperone ClpB translates to MDLSKFTERARGFVQAAQTIALREEHQRMVPEHLLKALMDDDQGLAANLITRAGGDATQVAGSADAAVSKLPKVSGDAGQMYLDQQTAKVLDEAAKIADKAGDSFVPVERILMALCMVKSKAKEALEAGNVTAQKLNEAINDIRKGRTADSATAEEGYDALKKYARDLTEAAREGKIDPIIGRDEEIRRAMQVLSRRTKNNPVLIGEPGVGKTAIAEGMALRIVNGDVPESLRDKQLLALDMGALIAGAKYRGEFEERLKAVLTEVTEAAGEIILFIDEMHTLVGAGKSDGAMDAANLIKPALARGELHCIGATTLDEYRKYVEKDAALARRFQPVMVTEPTVEDTISILRGIKEKYELHHGVRIADAALVAAATLSNRYITDRFLPDKAIDLMDEAASRLRMQVDSKPEELDALDRQILQMQIEEEALKLEDDAASRDRLETLQKELSDLQEQSAEMTAQWQAERDKLAGARDLKEQLDKARAELDIAKREGNLGRAGELSYGVIPGLEKQLAEAEEKEQQGLMVEEAVRPEQIAGVVERWTGIPTSKMLEGEREKLLRMEDDLHARVIGQNSAVTAVANAVRRARAGLNDENRPLGSFLFLGPTGVGKTELTKAVAEFLFDDDNAMVRIDMSEFMEKHAVARLIGAPPGYVGYEEGGVLTEAVRRRPYQVVLFDEVEKAHPDVFNVLLQVLDDGMLTDGQGRTVDFKQTLIILTSNLGAQALSQLPEGADAADAKRDVMDAVRAHFRPEFLNRLDETIIFDRLARADMDGIVKIQLKRLEKRLADRKITLQLDEGAMTWLADEGYDPVFGARPLKRVIQRALQNPLAELLLAGDIRDGDTVPVSAGAEGLIIGDRIGTSDRPKPDDAVVH, encoded by the coding sequence ATGGACTTGAGCAAGTTCACCGAGCGTGCACGCGGTTTCGTGCAGGCGGCGCAGACCATTGCCCTGCGCGAAGAGCACCAGCGCATGGTGCCCGAACACCTTTTGAAAGCATTGATGGATGACGATCAGGGGCTTGCCGCCAACCTGATCACCCGTGCGGGCGGCGATGCCACCCAGGTTGCGGGATCGGCCGATGCGGCCGTGTCCAAACTGCCCAAGGTCAGCGGTGATGCGGGGCAGATGTATCTCGACCAGCAGACCGCCAAGGTGCTGGATGAGGCCGCAAAGATTGCTGACAAGGCTGGCGACAGTTTCGTTCCGGTTGAACGCATCCTGATGGCGCTCTGCATGGTCAAATCCAAGGCCAAGGAGGCGCTGGAGGCAGGCAATGTCACCGCGCAGAAACTGAACGAGGCGATCAACGATATTCGCAAGGGCCGCACCGCCGACAGCGCCACCGCCGAAGAAGGCTATGATGCGCTGAAGAAATATGCCCGCGACCTGACCGAAGCGGCCCGCGAGGGCAAGATCGACCCAATCATCGGCCGGGATGAGGAAATCCGCCGCGCCATGCAGGTCCTTAGCCGCCGCACCAAGAACAACCCGGTGCTGATCGGTGAGCCGGGCGTCGGCAAGACTGCCATCGCCGAGGGCATGGCGCTGCGCATCGTCAATGGCGACGTGCCCGAGAGCCTACGTGACAAGCAATTGCTGGCGCTGGACATGGGCGCGCTGATTGCTGGTGCGAAATATCGCGGTGAATTCGAAGAGCGCCTCAAGGCGGTCCTGACTGAGGTTACCGAAGCCGCCGGCGAAATCATCCTGTTCATCGACGAGATGCACACCCTTGTGGGTGCGGGCAAATCCGATGGCGCCATGGATGCGGCCAACCTCATCAAGCCTGCCCTGGCGCGGGGCGAATTGCACTGCATTGGTGCAACCACGCTTGATGAATACCGCAAGTATGTAGAGAAAGACGCGGCGCTGGCCCGCCGGTTCCAGCCAGTTATGGTGACCGAGCCAACGGTGGAGGACACGATCTCGATCCTGCGCGGCATCAAGGAAAAGTACGAGCTGCATCATGGTGTGCGTATCGCCGATGCGGCGCTGGTGGCGGCGGCAACCCTATCGAACCGTTATATCACGGACCGGTTCCTGCCGGACAAGGCCATTGACCTGATGGACGAGGCTGCCAGCCGTCTGCGTATGCAGGTGGACAGCAAGCCTGAAGAGCTGGACGCGCTGGATCGCCAGATCCTGCAGATGCAGATTGAGGAAGAGGCGCTGAAGCTGGAAGATGATGCTGCATCCCGTGATCGCCTTGAAACCCTGCAAAAGGAGCTTTCGGACCTGCAGGAGCAGAGCGCAGAGATGACCGCCCAGTGGCAGGCCGAACGCGACAAGCTGGCCGGGGCGCGCGATCTGAAAGAGCAGCTCGACAAGGCCCGCGCCGAACTCGACATCGCCAAGCGTGAAGGAAATCTTGGCCGTGCGGGTGAGCTGTCCTATGGCGTCATTCCGGGGCTTGAGAAACAGCTTGCCGAGGCCGAGGAAAAGGAACAGCAGGGTCTGATGGTCGAAGAGGCCGTGCGCCCCGAACAGATCGCCGGTGTGGTTGAACGCTGGACCGGGATCCCGACCTCCAAGATGCTGGAAGGCGAACGCGAGAAACTGCTCCGGATGGAGGATGACCTGCACGCCCGTGTGATCGGTCAGAATTCGGCCGTGACGGCGGTGGCCAATGCGGTGCGCCGGGCGCGTGCGGGTCTCAATGATGAGAACCGTCCGCTGGGCAGCTTCCTGTTCCTCGGGCCGACCGGTGTCGGTAAGACCGAGCTGACCAAGGCCGTGGCCGAGTTCCTGTTCGATGACGACAACGCCATGGTGCGGATCGACATGTCCGAGTTCATGGAAAAACACGCTGTGGCGCGTCTGATCGGTGCCCCTCCGGGCTATGTCGGCTACGAGGAAGGTGGCGTTTTGACCGAGGCCGTGCGGCGGCGCCCCTATCAGGTGGTCCTGTTCGACGAGGTCGAAAAGGCGCACCCGGATGTGTTCAACGTTCTGTTGCAGGTTCTGGATGACGGCATGCTGACCGATGGTCAGGGCCGCACCGTGGACTTCAAGCAGACGCTGATCATCCTGACCTCGAACCTGGGTGCGCAGGCGCTGAGCCAGCTGCCCGAGGGCGCCGATGCGGCAGATGCCAAGCGTGACGTGATGGATGCGGTGCGGGCGCACTTCCGGCCCGAGTTCCTGAACCGCCTGGACGAGACGATCATTTTTGACCGTCTGGCCCGCGCAGATATGGACGGCATCGTCAAGATCCAGCTAAAGCGGCTTGAGAAACGTCTGGCCGATCGCAAGATCACCCTGCAACTGGATGAGGGGGCGATGACTTGGCTGGCAGATGAAGGCTATGATCCGGTCTTCGGGGCCCGCCCGCTCAAGCGTGTGATCCAGCGTGCCTTGCAGAACCCGCTGGCCGAGCTGCTATTGGCCGGGGATATCCGGGATGGTGACACCGTTCCGGTTTCTGCCGGGGCCGAGGGGCTGATCATCGGAGATCGTATCGGCACCAGCGACCGGCCGAAACCGGACGATGCTGTGGTGCACTAA
- a CDS encoding DUF302 domain-containing protein, with the protein MKSIVANIAATVTASVTALSVATSAVAEDMVSYTTTLSFDDVTFGLENAITDRGLLVDHISHVGDMLERTRADVGSDIILFEKANVYSFCSAQLSRQVMEADPMNIMFCPYDIFVAQFPGKDEITIGYRAFPEGEMQIIQDLLDGIVREAIEE; encoded by the coding sequence ATGAAATCCATTGTTGCGAACATTGCAGCCACAGTCACAGCCTCGGTCACCGCCCTGTCCGTGGCGACCAGCGCCGTGGCAGAGGATATGGTGAGCTATACCACGACCCTGTCCTTCGACGATGTGACCTTTGGCCTTGAGAATGCCATCACCGACCGCGGGCTTCTGGTGGATCACATCAGCCACGTCGGCGACATGCTGGAACGCACGCGCGCAGACGTGGGGTCCGACATCATTCTTTTCGAAAAGGCGAATGTCTATTCCTTCTGCTCGGCGCAGCTATCCCGGCAAGTGATGGAGGCCGATCCGATGAACATCATGTTCTGCCCCTACGACATCTTCGTGGCGCAGTTTCCCGGCAAGGACGAGATCACCATCGGATATCGGGCCTTTCCCGAAGGCGAGATGCAGATCATTCAGGATCTACTGGATGGTATCGTGCGCGAAGCCATCGAAGAATAA
- a CDS encoding methyl-accepting chemotaxis protein yields the protein MFFKFKATERAQDQEDLLGILGVLEKTQAVIEFSPDATILRANDNFLTSAGYTEAEVLGKNHAMLLAPDYAQSAEYKTLWAALCDGEHFTDQYPMRSKSGEELWIQATFAPVMGADGQLRKIVKIGTNITHRRKAIQDISRGLIALRNGALDHRIPVSDIEDLGAVARDFNEAVTQLETVISTVKSVSGTVENTAEEISHSSTELSTRTETQAATLEETAAAIEELTSTVKSAAQGAQDVEQIVTGAKATAEDSSTVVQEAIDAMDQIKASSEKISTILTVIDDISFQTSLLALNAGVEAARAGEAGRGFAVVASEVRALAKRSTEAASEIKQLINESSTHVVHGVDLVGRAGGELKTIIESVSTISGHVSDIARGTQEQSATLSEINTGMGQLDEVTQSNAAMVEQATAASQTMANNAKSLSQQVALFRTSCTSGVNTRAPIEQASASGRLATTTPARAAVANGWDDF from the coding sequence ATGTTTTTCAAATTCAAGGCTACCGAACGTGCGCAAGACCAGGAAGACCTGCTTGGCATATTGGGGGTCTTAGAAAAAACGCAGGCCGTGATCGAGTTCAGCCCAGACGCGACAATCCTGCGCGCAAATGACAACTTCCTCACCTCCGCCGGATATACCGAGGCGGAGGTCCTGGGCAAGAATCACGCGATGCTGCTGGCGCCGGACTACGCGCAAAGCGCCGAGTACAAAACCCTTTGGGCAGCCTTGTGCGACGGCGAGCACTTTACCGATCAATACCCAATGCGATCCAAATCCGGCGAAGAGCTGTGGATCCAGGCCACCTTTGCCCCTGTGATGGGCGCCGATGGCCAGCTGCGCAAAATCGTCAAAATCGGAACGAATATCACCCATCGCCGCAAGGCCATTCAGGATATTTCACGCGGGCTGATTGCCCTGCGCAATGGCGCGCTCGATCATCGTATCCCGGTATCCGATATCGAAGATCTAGGAGCCGTGGCGCGCGACTTCAACGAGGCTGTCACCCAGCTTGAGACGGTGATATCGACTGTCAAATCTGTCTCGGGCACGGTTGAGAACACGGCCGAAGAGATCAGCCACTCTTCGACCGAACTGTCCACGCGAACCGAAACCCAGGCGGCCACGCTCGAAGAGACCGCCGCCGCCATCGAAGAGCTGACATCCACAGTCAAATCCGCTGCACAGGGCGCACAGGATGTGGAGCAGATCGTCACAGGCGCCAAGGCAACCGCCGAAGACAGCAGCACGGTCGTTCAAGAAGCCATCGACGCGATGGATCAGATCAAGGCCTCATCCGAAAAAATCTCGACCATTCTGACGGTTATTGACGACATTTCTTTCCAGACCAGCCTGTTGGCGTTGAATGCCGGGGTCGAAGCTGCCCGTGCGGGCGAAGCGGGACGGGGCTTTGCCGTTGTCGCATCCGAGGTGCGCGCCCTTGCAAAACGCTCCACCGAGGCTGCGAGCGAAATCAAGCAACTCATCAACGAAAGCTCCACACATGTGGTGCATGGCGTGGATCTGGTGGGCCGCGCGGGCGGGGAATTGAAAACCATCATAGAAAGCGTCAGCACGATCTCGGGCCATGTAAGCGACATCGCACGCGGCACCCAGGAACAATCGGCAACCCTGTCCGAGATCAACACCGGCATGGGACAGCTTGATGAGGTCACCCAGAGCAACGCCGCAATGGTGGAACAGGCGACCGCGGCAAGTCAGACCATGGCCAACAATGCCAAAAGCCTGTCGCAACAGGTCGCGCTGTTTCGCACCAGCTGCACAAGCGGAGTAAACACCCGCGCTCCCATCGAGCAGGCTTCAGCATCGGGTCGCCTCGCGACGACCACTCCTGCACGTGCAGCCGTAGCGAACGGTTGGGACGATTTCTAG
- a CDS encoding NUDIX hydrolase → MSFSGAKLALFLGSQIVVIQRDDKPDIPYPGHWDLPGGGREGDETPEACALRETEEEIGLRLTVDDLSWSRHYQRPRGWVWFFVSHQPAGLVSDIRLGSEGQRWRLMDPQDYCAHPLAVPHFTTQIVQYLAETG, encoded by the coding sequence ATGTCTTTTTCCGGTGCAAAACTGGCCTTGTTTCTTGGGTCGCAGATCGTCGTGATCCAGCGCGATGACAAGCCGGATATCCCTTATCCTGGTCATTGGGACTTGCCCGGTGGCGGGCGGGAAGGGGATGAAACACCTGAAGCTTGCGCTCTGCGTGAAACCGAGGAGGAGATCGGCCTGCGGCTGACGGTGGATGATCTGTCATGGTCCCGGCACTATCAGCGTCCTCGTGGGTGGGTCTGGTTCTTCGTCTCGCACCAGCCTGCGGGGCTGGTGTCGGATATCCGGCTTGGCTCGGAAGGGCAGCGCTGGCGGCTTATGGACCCGCAGGACTATTGCGCGCATCCACTGGCGGTGCCGCATTTTACCACTCAGATAGTGCAGTATCTGGCGGAGACCGGTTGA
- a CDS encoding extracellular solute-binding protein produces MSKATTILAGALAATMATSAAAEGELNLYSSRHYDTDERLYSDFEEATGIRINRIEGKADELIARMQAEGENSPADILLTVDTSRLARAKDAGILQAIDSATLESRVPGYLQDEDNQWFGFSQRARIIFYDKEDVANPPLTYLDLADPAYKGMICIRSSTNVYNQTLMAAIVTNHGSEAATKWAEGVLANMARDPQGGDTDQLRGIVSGECEIAVSNTYYFARSIRKDVKGLSDSREMLGWVFPAQDAEGAHMNLSGGGVAAHAPNRENAIKFLEYLASDQAQEYFSAGNDEFPAVPGVGLAPSIAALGHFKPDDVNLSDVAKNIPEAQKIFNAVGWK; encoded by the coding sequence ATGTCCAAAGCAACCACGATCCTGGCCGGAGCCCTGGCAGCCACGATGGCGACCTCTGCTGCTGCAGAAGGCGAATTGAACCTCTATTCCTCGCGCCACTATGACACTGACGAACGTCTCTACTCCGATTTCGAAGAGGCCACTGGCATCCGCATCAACCGCATCGAAGGCAAGGCGGATGAACTGATCGCCCGCATGCAGGCCGAAGGCGAAAACTCTCCGGCGGATATCCTGCTGACCGTGGATACCTCGCGCCTCGCCCGCGCCAAGGATGCGGGGATTTTGCAAGCGATCGATAGTGCAACCCTGGAATCCCGCGTACCCGGTTACCTGCAGGACGAAGACAACCAGTGGTTCGGCTTCTCCCAGCGCGCGCGCATCATTTTCTATGACAAAGAAGACGTCGCAAACCCACCGCTGACCTACCTTGACCTGGCCGATCCGGCCTACAAGGGCATGATCTGCATCCGCTCCTCGACAAACGTCTACAATCAGACGTTGATGGCGGCAATCGTGACCAATCACGGCAGCGAAGCGGCGACAAAGTGGGCGGAAGGTGTGCTTGCCAATATGGCACGCGACCCACAGGGGGGTGACACTGACCAGCTGCGCGGCATCGTCTCCGGTGAATGTGAAATCGCAGTGTCCAACACTTACTATTTCGCGCGTTCGATCCGCAAAGACGTCAAAGGACTGTCCGATTCCCGCGAGATGCTTGGCTGGGTCTTCCCGGCTCAGGATGCCGAAGGCGCGCACATGAACCTGTCAGGTGGCGGCGTTGCTGCACATGCGCCGAACCGCGAGAACGCAATCAAGTTCCTTGAGTACCTCGCCTCGGATCAGGCGCAGGAGTATTTCTCGGCAGGCAATGATGAATTCCCGGCTGTCCCCGGCGTTGGCCTTGCCCCGAGCATCGCGGCTCTTGGTCACTTCAAACCCGACGATGTAAACCTTTCGGATGTTGCCAAGAACATCCCTGAGGCTCAGAAGATCTTCAACGCCGTCGGCTGGAAGTAA
- the ykgO gene encoding type B 50S ribosomal protein L36, whose product MKVKNSLRSLKNRHRDCRVVRRKGRVYVINKTQRRFKARQG is encoded by the coding sequence ATGAAGGTCAAGAACTCGCTCCGCTCGCTCAAGAACCGGCACCGTGACTGCCGCGTTGTGCGTCGCAAGGGCCGCGTATACGTGATCAACAAGACCCAGCGCCGCTTCAAAGCGCGTCAGGGCTAA
- a CDS encoding DNA polymerase IV has translation MSSNPAALCRDCLSQIPAPSRRPLRCPACGSPRVKVHDELFSLSIAHMDCDAFYASVEKRDDPTLADKPVIIGGGRRGVVSTACYVARIRGVKSAMPMFQALKLCPDAVVIKPRMQVYAEVSRTIRDMMYELTPDVEPLSLDEAFMDLSGTEKLHGAPPAVMLARLVKRMKEELGITGSIGLSHNKFLAKVASDLDKPRGFSVIGKVETAEFLRDKPVRLIWGIGPAAQASLERAGIRSFSDLLRWERQDLHARFGSMGDRLWHLARGEDRRRVSANAPVKSISKETTFFEDTASTEVLDGHLWRLAEQVSDRAKAKDKAGRIVTLKLKRANHTALTRRTALRSPTQMADTIYRTARALLDQVGNEGPYRLLGCGISELVPADQADDTGDLLDPQAGKRAEAERASDAIRKRFGKGAILKGRALR, from the coding sequence ATGTCCTCCAATCCCGCCGCTCTCTGCCGCGACTGCCTGTCCCAGATCCCGGCGCCCTCGCGCCGACCGCTGCGCTGCCCCGCCTGCGGCAGCCCGCGCGTGAAGGTGCATGACGAGCTGTTCTCGCTAAGCATTGCCCATATGGATTGCGATGCCTTCTATGCCAGCGTGGAAAAGCGCGACGATCCGACCCTGGCAGACAAACCGGTGATCATCGGCGGCGGGCGGCGCGGTGTGGTCTCGACCGCCTGCTATGTAGCGCGCATTCGCGGCGTGAAATCTGCCATGCCGATGTTCCAGGCACTGAAACTCTGCCCCGATGCGGTAGTGATCAAGCCGCGCATGCAGGTCTATGCCGAGGTCAGCCGCACCATTCGCGACATGATGTACGAGTTGACACCGGACGTGGAGCCGCTGTCGCTGGATGAAGCCTTCATGGATCTATCGGGCACCGAAAAACTGCATGGCGCGCCGCCTGCGGTGATGCTGGCGCGGCTGGTCAAACGCATGAAGGAAGAGCTAGGCATCACCGGCTCCATCGGCCTGAGCCACAACAAGTTCCTCGCAAAGGTCGCGTCCGATCTGGACAAGCCGCGCGGGTTCTCGGTGATTGGCAAGGTCGAGACGGCAGAGTTCCTGCGCGACAAACCGGTGCGGCTCATTTGGGGCATCGGGCCTGCAGCGCAGGCTTCGCTGGAACGGGCAGGCATTCGCAGCTTTTCCGATCTGTTGCGCTGGGAGCGGCAGGATCTTCATGCCCGGTTTGGCTCGATGGGGGATCGGCTGTGGCACCTGGCGCGCGGCGAGGACCGGCGGCGTGTGTCCGCCAACGCTCCAGTCAAATCCATATCTAAGGAAACGACCTTTTTTGAAGACACCGCCAGCACCGAGGTTCTGGACGGTCATCTTTGGCGTCTGGCCGAGCAGGTGTCCGACCGGGCCAAGGCCAAGGACAAGGCCGGGCGCATTGTGACCCTGAAGCTGAAACGCGCCAATCATACTGCTCTGACCCGCCGCACCGCTCTTCGCAGCCCCACACAGATGGCCGATACCATCTATCGCACTGCGCGGGCGCTCTTGGACCAGGTGGGTAACGAGGGTCCCTATCGCCTGCTCGGCTGCGGGATTTCTGAATTGGTCCCAGCGGATCAGGCAGATGATACGGGCGATCTGCTGGATCCACAGGCCGGAAAGCGCGCCGAAGCTGAACGCGCCAGCGACGCTATCCGCAAACGATTCGGAAAAGGCGCGATTCTCAAGGGGCGCGCGCTACGCTGA
- a CDS encoding N-formylglutamate amidohydrolase — MSEAAFSVFSPRKLRSAAVFASPHSGSDYPDRFLRESILDNHCIRSSEDAFVDQLFSVAPLYGAPLLTAKKPRAYLDLNRSPEELDPALIEGVARRGQNPRVASGLGVIPRVVAGGRAIYRGKIPIAEAHRRIADYWKPYHSALQGLLDCAHQQFGHAILVDCHSMPHEALETVPRRSGHLPDVVLGDRFGAAASGEIVDRIEAAFARAGLRVARNAPFAGAYITQAYGRPSRNQHAVQVEIDRSLYMDEEAIRPNENFPVLQAVLRDVIADITAAGSDAQNDRDREVAPRPMAAE, encoded by the coding sequence ATGTCAGAGGCCGCTTTTTCTGTGTTTTCACCGCGCAAGCTTCGCTCTGCGGCTGTTTTTGCGTCTCCGCACAGCGGCAGCGACTACCCGGATAGGTTCCTGCGGGAATCGATTCTCGATAACCATTGCATCCGTAGCTCCGAAGATGCCTTTGTTGATCAGCTCTTTTCTGTGGCGCCCTTGTACGGAGCCCCATTGCTGACTGCAAAGAAACCGCGCGCTTATCTTGATCTCAACCGCTCGCCTGAAGAGCTGGACCCGGCGCTGATCGAAGGCGTCGCGCGGCGCGGGCAAAATCCGCGAGTGGCGTCCGGGTTGGGGGTGATCCCGCGGGTCGTCGCCGGCGGGCGTGCCATATACAGAGGTAAAATCCCCATCGCCGAGGCGCATCGGCGTATCGCGGACTATTGGAAGCCCTACCACAGCGCCTTGCAGGGCCTTTTGGACTGCGCTCATCAGCAGTTTGGCCACGCGATTCTGGTGGACTGCCATTCCATGCCGCATGAGGCGCTCGAAACCGTACCAAGGCGATCTGGCCACTTGCCGGATGTGGTGCTTGGTGATCGGTTCGGGGCGGCCGCCTCCGGTGAGATTGTCGATCGGATCGAGGCAGCCTTTGCCCGCGCGGGGCTGCGCGTCGCCCGGAATGCGCCCTTTGCCGGAGCCTATATCACCCAAGCCTATGGACGTCCCTCGCGCAATCAGCATGCGGTTCAGGTAGAAATCGACCGCTCCCTTTATATGGATGAAGAGGCGATCCGCCCGAACGAGAATTTCCCTGTGCTGCAAGCGGTGTTGCGCGATGTGATTGCCGATATCACCGCGGCAGGGAGCGACGCGCAGAATGACAGGGATCGGGAGGTTGCGCCCCGTCCCATGGCGGCGGAGTAG
- the pyrF gene encoding orotidine-5'-phosphate decarboxylase has protein sequence MSATPLADDRLIVAMDVPNALDGLKLAETLGDAVSFYKIGLGMLTGGGLALANELKQEHGKRIFLDMKLFDIGATVENAVRGLAQFDLDFLTVHGDPYVVRAAKEGAAGKEMKILAVTILTSLDRADLDSALIKPGEIRDLVQERAGNAFAAGADGVIASPQEAALIRTLPEAEGKLIVTPGVRPAGADLGDQKRVATPATAIADGADHIVVGRPIWKAEDPRKAAEAILSELHSPQANQPNRG, from the coding sequence ATGTCTGCCACACCGCTTGCTGATGACCGCCTGATCGTTGCCATGGATGTCCCCAATGCGCTTGACGGGCTGAAACTGGCCGAAACGCTGGGCGATGCGGTCTCTTTCTACAAGATCGGCCTTGGCATGCTGACGGGGGGCGGGCTGGCCCTGGCGAACGAGCTGAAGCAGGAGCACGGCAAGCGGATCTTCCTCGACATGAAGCTGTTCGACATCGGCGCCACGGTGGAAAACGCGGTGCGCGGGCTGGCGCAATTCGATCTCGACTTTCTGACCGTGCATGGCGACCCTTACGTGGTGCGCGCCGCCAAGGAAGGCGCGGCGGGCAAGGAGATGAAGATCCTTGCCGTCACCATCCTCACCTCGCTGGATCGCGCCGATCTGGACAGCGCGCTGATCAAACCCGGCGAGATCCGCGATCTGGTGCAGGAGCGGGCTGGTAATGCCTTTGCCGCCGGCGCCGATGGCGTCATCGCCAGCCCGCAGGAGGCTGCCCTGATCCGCACCCTACCTGAAGCTGAGGGCAAGCTGATCGTGACCCCGGGCGTGCGCCCAGCCGGTGCGGATCTTGGCGACCAGAAACGCGTCGCCACCCCAGCCACGGCCATAGCGGATGGCGCCGACCATATCGTCGTCGGCCGCCCGATCTGGAAAGCCGAAGATCCGCGCAAGGCGGCTGAGGCCATTCTGTCCGAACTGCACAGCCCGCAGGCAAATCAGCCCAATCGCGGTTAA